From Xanthomonas sp. 10-10:
GACGGCGCCACCACCAGAACCACGCACCAGCCAGCACCAGCACGACCGCAGCGATCACCAGCCACCATCCCGGCGCCAGCGGCCACCACGACGGCGACGGCGGCAGATGGACATCGCGCAGCGGGAGCGATTGCGGTGCCATCGTCAAGCGCCCCGCATGAGCGTGCTGCCGCCCAGCCACGCATCGCTGGCGTCATCGGTGGACAGACGATGCAAGCGCACGCCGCGCGATTGCAGCAGCGTGGACAGCTGTTCCAGCGGCGCGACGAACTCGGCCTGCCAACGCGCGCGCGCAGCCTGAGCTGCGAGGTCCACCGCAATGCGCTCGCCGCGCACATCGAAGCTCAGCGCGCGCGCTGGCGGCGACAGTTCCAGGGGATCGACCAGCACGATCACCACTACCTCGTGGTGCAGCGCCAGACCGGACCAGCGCGTCGCCGAAATCTTGCTGGCACTGCGCGGATCGGCCAACACCGTCAGCCGCGCGCCGGGACGCAGCAGGCGTGCGGCATGGTCCAGCGCAACATCCAGCCCGGCATCGCCAGGCGGAGGTTGCGCATACCAGCGCGCCAATGCGTCCAGCACCGGCAGCACGCCGCGCTGGCCCGACCGCGGCGCAATCGGCGCCTCGCTGGCGGTACCGCGCAAAGCGGCAATCCGGTCGCCCTGTCGCTGCGCCAGCCATGCCGCCACCGCACCGGCGCGCGCCGCCTGCACCGACTTGTAACGCACCCGCGTTCCGAAGAAGAGCGCAGGCGAGGTATCGGCAACGATCAGGCTCAAGCGTTCGCGCTCGGCCTGAAACAGCTTGGTGTGGGCGCGCCCGGTACGTGCGGTGACGCGCCAGTCGATATGGCGCGCGTCGTCGCCGGCCACGTATTCGCGCGACTCGGCGTACTCCATCCCGCGCCCGCGGGTGGCGGCCGGCACCGGCCCCACCAGCCCATGCCGGCCACGTCCGGGCTGCCCGCGATGCAGCGCAGTGCCGCGCAATGCGATCAACTCGGCAAGGCTCGGGCGCAGACCATCGCCGGCAACGGACGAGGCAGGATTCGCGATGGAGGAAGACGGCATCGAAGACATCGGAGTCGGGCGAGAGGGCGGCAGACCTCGGCAACCCGCTGCCCGATCAGGGCAGCGGAATCTTGTCCAGCAACGCGGCAACCAGGCGCTCGCCATCCCAGCCTTCCGCGGTGGCTTCGTAGCTGGGCAAGACGCGGTGGCGCAGCACGTCCGGCGCGATGGCGCGAATGTCGTCCGGGGTCACATAGTCGCGCCCGGCCAACCACGCACGCGCACGCGCACAGCGTTCCAGCGCAATCGAGCCGCGCGGGCTCGCACCCCAGGCAATGCGCCGTGCCAATGCCGGGTCGTAGCGTTGCGGGTCGCGCGAGGCCAGTACGATTTCGATCAGATAGCGCTCGAGCTGCGGAGCCAGATGCACGTCCAGGACCACGCGTCGTGCGGCGAAGACATCTTCCAGCGGAATCTTGTCCGGGACGGTTTCGTGCTTTTCAAGTGTGTCGCGTGCCGCCTCGCGTGCCAGGCGCAGGATTTCCGCCTCTGCATCGGCCTGCGGGTAGCCGATACGCACGTGCATCAGGAAACGATCCAGCTGCGCCTCTGGCAACGGGAACGTGCCTTCCTGCTCGATCGGGTTCTGCGTCGCCATCACCAGGAACAGCTGCGGCAGCGCATAGGTATGACGACCCACCGTCACTTGCCGCTCGCCCATGGCCTCCAGCAATGCGGACTGCACCTTGGCCGGCGCGCGGTTGATTTCGTCGGCCAGCAGGATGGGGTGGAAGATCGGTCCTGGCATGAACTCGAATCGGCTGTCCTGCGGACGCCAGATTTCGGTGCCGGTCAGATCGGCCGGCAGCAGATCCGGGGTGAACTGCACCCGCGCGAAGTCGGCTTCCAGTCGCGAGGCCAGCGCGCGGATCGCGGTGGTCTTGGCCAGCCCGGGCGCGCCTTCGACCAGCAGATGCCCATCGGCCAGCAAGGCGATCAGCAGCCGCTCGACCAGCGCCGACTGACCGACGATGCGCTGCGCCAGCGACTCGCGCAGGGAGGTGAATTGACGATGCAGCCGGTCCTCGGCGGGCGCGGCAGCGGCTTCGGGGGGCAGTAGCGGCGGTGCATTCATAGACCCAGTGTGACCGATTCGAGCGCAATTGGTTCACTGCAGGTCAGGAAGATGTTCAGTGAGTGACCAAGGTCATATCTGGCTTTGCCGCCAAACTAGAGAGGCCAGGCACGTACATGACATGCCTGGCCTCTTTGATGTACTGCATCAACTGCGCGAGATATCAGCGCACCGCTGACGCCACTCGTAGCACCTTCGGTGTAATGAAGATCAACAACTCTGCCTTACTCTTGTTACGACCGCGGCTCTTGAAGAGGTTGCCAAGAAATGGCACATCGCCAAGGAATGGAACCTTATTGACACTGGAGCGGTCGGTGAACTCGTAGACGCCACCGATTACAACAGTTTGGCCATCGTCCACCAGGACAGCGGTGTTGATCTCGCGACGATTGATTGAAGGAACAGTACCGTAATTCGGCAGTTCGATCAGCTGGTCGACCTCGTCTTTCTTGACGTTCATGTTGAGGAAGACGCGGTTGTCGTTGGTGATCGTAGGCGTCACCTTCAGTTCCAGAAGGACTTCTTTAAACTGGACATTGGGTGTTGCCGCAGCTCCGTTGGTGCCACCTGTCACCGTCACGTAGCCGATTTCACGGCCCTGCTTAATCACACCTTCGCGCTGGTTGGAAGTCACGATCCGGGGATTGGAAATGACTTCGCCGCGTCCTTCCTGCTGCAAGGCAGACAATTCGAGATCCAGGTTGAAATTCGAACCCAAAAGCGTATAGGCAAGACTTGGAGCCGTTGCTCCACTTGTGAAGGCACCAGTTGGCAGATTCACATTGAGCCCCCTTCCAGCAGCAACACCGCCGCCTGGTGCGTTACTGCCAATCGTTGCAACATTGTCGCCGTAGGTATGAGTTCCACCCAGTCCGAACTTGGCACCCAGATCACGCGCAAACGAATCTGTTGCAATGACAATCCGTCCTTCGATCAACACCTGATCCACCGGGCGATCGATATGCGAAATCAGCTCGCGCATCTGCGCGACTTTCTTCGGGATATCGCTGATCATCAACGTATTGGTGCGTTCATCAGCAACCAGGCGACCGCGCGGCGATAAAAATCCGTTGTCCTGCTGACCTGCACCACCGCCCCCCTGGCCGCCACCACCGCCGCCGCCAATTCCCTTAGCTTCGGTGAGCGCCTTAAAAATGGCCGAGGCGTTGTGGTAATTGATCTGTACGTAATCGGTGATCAGGTCTTCGCGGTTTTCGATCGCGATGCGGGCGTCTTCCTTGTCCTGCTCGAACTTGGCCAGCTCCGGCTGCGGGGCGACCCACACCACGCCACCGTCGCGGCGCTTGTCCAGACCCTTGGCGCGCAACACGATGTCCAGCGCCTGGTCCCACGGCACGTTCATCAGGCGCAGCGTGACGTTGCCCTGCACGGTGTCGGACGCGACGATGTTGAGGTTGGACTCTTCTGCGATCAGCTGCAGTACGGTGCGTACCGGCACGTCCTGGAAGTTGAACGTCACCGGACGTCCGCTATAGCCGCGTGCGGCGATCTGGGCAGCGGCCTGGGTCACCGATGCGGCACTCACGCCACCAACGGCCGGCTGGCCCTTGCGTGGGGTGATTTCGACCACGTACTCGTTGCCGGTCTGATAGGCCAGCGAATCGAACGCGCCTTTGGTCGACAGCACCAGCTGCGAGCCAGAGCCGGACGGCTTGACCTCCACCCGCTGCACCGGCGTCGCAAAGTCGGTGACATTGAGCGGGCGCTGCAGTTCCGGCGGCAACTTGGCGTTGCTGATGTCCACCAGCACGCTGTCGCCCTGGGTCCGCAGGTCCGGGCTGGCGCCCTGGCCGTCGAACTTCAGGATCAGACGGCCTGCGCCATCTTCGCCGCGCTTGAAATCGATCTTGGACACCGCCAGGCTCGCCGGAACGGCCTTGGCCGGATCCTGCGCAGGCTGGTTCAGCGCGGCGGCTGCGAACGAGCTGCCACTGGCCAGCGCCAGCGCGAACCCCAACGCGCAGGCCTGGAGCATCGCGTGGCGTCGAACCGGACGCAGCCGCTGGGCATTGGAAAACGTCATCGTGCTATCCCCTATCACTTTATTGATCATCCAATGCGAGCGCGGCCGGCCGTTCAAGCCATCCACCCGCACCGTCCGGCACAAGTTCAATCAGCTCGATGCGGTCTTCGTAGACCCCGGTCACCCGGCCATCGCTCTGTCCCAGATACACACCCGGCCGCACCCGGTACGTCACCTTATCCGGCGCCATCACCAGCGCGATCAGGCCCGAGCCGCCTCCAATGGTCCCCACCATGTCGAGGGCGTCGAGCGGGAAGGCTTCCAACGGTTCCTTGCGCCGGTTCGGGTCCGGACGGGTACCGTTGCTGCCTTCCGCGCTGACCCAGGCATCGCTGAACGGGTCGCGCATCACTTGCGCCGAGTATTCGAACGTCTCGAACTGCTGCATCACCGGCAGCGGCTCCAGCGGCGGCGCAGGACGCGCACGCACCTCGGCCACCCAGGCTTCCAGATTCGGCGCATCGCCGGGGGTACTGGTCACGCCACGCGTGCACGCCGGCAATACTGCAATTAGCGCCACGCAGGACAGGATCTTGAGCAATTTCAT
This genomic window contains:
- a CDS encoding pilus assembly protein PilP; the encoded protein is MTMKLLKILSCVALIAVLPACTRGVTSTPGDAPNLEAWVAEVRARPAPPLEPLPVMQQFETFEYSAQVMRDPFSDAWVSAEGSNGTRPDPNRRKEPLEAFPLDALDMVGTIGGGSGLIALVMAPDKVTYRVRPGVYLGQSDGRVTGVYEDRIELIELVPDGAGGWLERPAALALDDQ
- a CDS encoding MoxR family ATPase, encoding MNAPPLLPPEAAAAPAEDRLHRQFTSLRESLAQRIVGQSALVERLLIALLADGHLLVEGAPGLAKTTAIRALASRLEADFARVQFTPDLLPADLTGTEIWRPQDSRFEFMPGPIFHPILLADEINRAPAKVQSALLEAMGERQVTVGRHTYALPQLFLVMATQNPIEQEGTFPLPEAQLDRFLMHVRIGYPQADAEAEILRLAREAARDTLEKHETVPDKIPLEDVFAARRVVLDVHLAPQLERYLIEIVLASRDPQRYDPALARRIAWGASPRGSIALERCARARAWLAGRDYVTPDDIRAIAPDVLRHRVLPSYEATAEGWDGERLVAALLDKIPLP
- a CDS encoding type IV pilus secretin PilQ family protein gives rise to the protein MTFSNAQRLRPVRRHAMLQACALGFALALASGSSFAAAALNQPAQDPAKAVPASLAVSKIDFKRGEDGAGRLILKFDGQGASPDLRTQGDSVLVDISNAKLPPELQRPLNVTDFATPVQRVEVKPSGSGSQLVLSTKGAFDSLAYQTGNEYVVEITPRKGQPAVGGVSAASVTQAAAQIAARGYSGRPVTFNFQDVPVRTVLQLIAEESNLNIVASDTVQGNVTLRLMNVPWDQALDIVLRAKGLDKRRDGGVVWVAPQPELAKFEQDKEDARIAIENREDLITDYVQINYHNASAIFKALTEAKGIGGGGGGGQGGGGAGQQDNGFLSPRGRLVADERTNTLMISDIPKKVAQMRELISHIDRPVDQVLIEGRIVIATDSFARDLGAKFGLGGTHTYGDNVATIGSNAPGGGVAAGRGLNVNLPTGAFTSGATAPSLAYTLLGSNFNLDLELSALQQEGRGEVISNPRIVTSNQREGVIKQGREIGYVTVTGGTNGAAATPNVQFKEVLLELKVTPTITNDNRVFLNMNVKKDEVDQLIELPNYGTVPSINRREINTAVLVDDGQTVVIGGVYEFTDRSSVNKVPFLGDVPFLGNLFKSRGRNKSKAELLIFITPKVLRVASAVR
- a CDS encoding DUF58 domain-containing protein; its protein translation is MPPSRPTPMSSMPSSSIANPASSVAGDGLRPSLAELIALRGTALHRGQPGRGRHGLVGPVPAATRGRGMEYAESREYVAGDDARHIDWRVTARTGRAHTKLFQAERERLSLIVADTSPALFFGTRVRYKSVQAARAGAVAAWLAQRQGDRIAALRGTASEAPIAPRSGQRGVLPVLDALARWYAQPPPGDAGLDVALDHAARLLRPGARLTVLADPRSASKISATRWSGLALHHEVVVIVLVDPLELSPPARALSFDVRGERIAVDLAAQAARARWQAEFVAPLEQLSTLLQSRGVRLHRLSTDDASDAWLGGSTLMRGA